Proteins encoded in a region of the Prunus persica cultivar Lovell chromosome G4, Prunus_persica_NCBIv2, whole genome shotgun sequence genome:
- the LOC18781370 gene encoding uncharacterized protein LOC18781370, translated as MAGNVLPSLGRVKLTDLAPAEGLPSDSYKLSVSTLSQSLAQYSAAIIQFPVSDGALLRSGLDSARLYFHQKASYPAADMVNTNDPRDWCKTSGYYADPQLWLETYDYRPGLTPLEPNNTMEFPPAGLPDIFSLLGKAARDILDAISFYLNLRSSPFTKVLDNVPLRNGEISSSVLSVCCHTRPSFQGAQHHNFTTQEDGQLVMFSDHEHQVDKSLISLVKSDKAGLHIKDFQGRWVLVDEDLGPQEAIVYPGLALYQATAGYVNPALQRTETTNMQSNLFGRCSLAFKLMPKSMTSLSCSEMRDAGHGVEAQFQLPVPVDDFMQRSHPTDQLFNRQSFQSFNFHATQEGSMKPLLRRRKNDSRSKPLPPSKRLRLEAQRVLKERVQDIADKKGIKLRFCNLKECENHILTLDSPCANIRMEIGWPHGVPFVHPHDLPNKAKIGFLEAYEPGWTATHEMELSLTEPGQASQHSVNCN; from the exons ATGGCAGGTAATGTCCTGCCATCTCTGGGTCGTGTGAAGCTAACTGATCTCGCTCCTGCTGAAGGTCTTCCATCAGATTCATACAAACTATCTGTTTCAACTTTGTCGCAGTCACTAGCTCAATATTCTGCTGCCATCATTCAATTTCCAGTAAGTGATGGGGCTCTTTTGAGATCTGGTTTAGATTCGGCTCGCCTCTACTTCCACCAAAAAGCATCATACCCAGCTGCAGATATGGTTAATACCAATGACCCTCGTGACTGGTGCAAGACTTCCGGTTATTATGCAGATCCTCAATTGTGGCTAGAAACCTATGATTACAGACCTGGACTCACTCCCTTAGAGCCCAACAACACAATGGAATTTCCTCCAGCAGGTTTACCAGATATATTTTCACTGCTTGGAAAGGCAGCTCGGGATATATTGGATGCTATCAGCTTCTATTTGAACTTGCGGAGCTCACCATTTACTAAAGTACTTGATAATGTTCCCTTAAGAAATGGGGAAATATCTTCTTCAGTACTGTCTGTCTGCTGTCATACAAGACCATCATTTCAGGGAGCACAACACCATAATTTTACGACTCAAGAGGATGGCCAGTTGGTTATGTTTTCTGACCATGAGCATCAAGTTGACAAAAGCTTGATATCTCTTGTCAAGTCAGACAAGGCAGGTCTGCACATAAAGGACTTTCAGGGTCGTTGGGTTCTTGTGGATGAAGATCTTGGTCCCCAAGAAGCTATTGTTTACCCTGGCCTTGCACTCTATCAGGCAACTGCTGGATATGTCAACCCTGCACTGCAAAGAACAGAGACTACTAATATGCAGAGCAACTTGTTTGGCCGATGTTCTTTGGCTTTTAAACTCATGCCTAAATCCATGACCAGTCTCAGTTGTTCAGAGATGAGAGATGCTGGTCATGGAGTTGAAGCTCAGTTCCAGCTGCCAGTTCCGGTCGATGACTTTATGCAGAGATCTCACCCAACCGATCAACTTTTCAACAGACAGAGTTTTCAAAGTTTCAATTTCCATGCAACCCAAGAAG GATCTATGAAGCCTTTGttaaggaggaggaagaatgATTCAAGATCAAAACCTCTGCCACCTTCCAAGAGATTAAGGCTTGAGGCCCAGAGAGTTCTGAAGGAAAGGGTTCAGGACATTGCAGACAAGAAGGGAATCAAGCTGAGGTTCTGCAACCTGAAGGAGTGTGAGAATCATATTCTCACACTTGATAGCCCATGTGCCAATATAAGAATGGAGATTGGGTGGCCACATGGAGTGCCATTTGTTCATCCCCATGATCTACCCAATAAGGCAAAGATTGGTTTCCTTGAAGCATATGAACCTGGTTGGACAGCTACTCATGAAATGGAGTTAAGTCTAACTGAACCAGGACAGGCCAGTCAACACTCGGTTAATTGTAATT GA